In a single window of the Raphanus sativus cultivar WK10039 chromosome 9, ASM80110v3, whole genome shotgun sequence genome:
- the LOC108826189 gene encoding LOW QUALITY PROTEIN: succinate dehydrogenase assembly factor 2, mitochondrial (The sequence of the model RefSeq protein was modified relative to this genomic sequence to represent the inferred CDS: deleted 1 base in 1 codon) — translation MANRKALINIHRIIRSAAVVNRRSVIPAAATQSHPIFRNGVGLGARFLCGNTSSPQNFDIDLSTEEKKRITINRLLYRSKQRGFLELDLVLGNWVEENVNSMDENTVKSLIHVLDLENPDLWKWLTGQEQPPEIVSSNPVFLALHKKVMTNLNKHAAPETRAEAGQPWVKGWDDFKRGRDAPISGNQ, via the exons ATGGCCAACCGAAAAGCTCTAATTAACATCCACCGTATCATCCGCTCCGCCGCGGTGGTTAACCGGAGATCCGTGATACCAGCCGCTGCAACCCAGTCACATCCTATTTTCCG AAATGGAGTCGGACTGGGGGCGAGATTCTTGTGCGGGAACACGTCGAGTCCGCAGAACTTTGATATAGATCTCTCTAccgaagagaagaagaggattACGATCAACAG ATTATTGTATAGGAGCAAGCAACGAGGGTTTCTGGAACTTGATCTTGTTTTAGGGAACTGGGTTGAAGAGAATGTCAATTCCATGGACGAGAACACCGTCAAATCCCTGATTCATGTCCTCGATTTG GAAAACCCTGATCTTTGGAAATGGTTAACT GGTCAGGAACAACCTCCGGAGATAGTGAGCTCAAACCCG GTATTCTTGGCGTTGCACAAGAAAGTCATGACGAATCTGAACAAGCATGCAGCACCGGAGACACGTGCAGAAGCTGGACAACCTTGGGTCAAAGGCTGGGATGATTTCAAGAGAGGCCGTGATGCTCCCATCTCAGGGAAccagtaa
- the LOC108828206 gene encoding NADPH:adrenodoxin oxidoreductase, mitochondrial isoform X1: protein MSSMFLARRLVTRCFSSRPPLHVCIVGSGPAGFYTADKLLKAHEGARIDIIDRLPTPFGLVRSGVAPDHPETKIAINQFSRVAQHNRCAFYGNVKLGSDLSLSELRDLYHVVVLAYGAESDKNLGIPGESLGGIYSAREFVWWYNGHPDYSSLKPDLKSSDTAVILGQGNVALDVARILLRPTTELASTDIATHALSALEESSIRKVYLVGRRGPVQAALTAKELREILGIKNLHIRIKETDLTVTPADEEEMKNSRARKRIYELLSKAAAGTSKGDCDQRELHFVFFRQPERFLESDESKGRVSGVNLEKTILESGGSGKQIAVGTGEFEDINCSMVLKAIGYKSVPIDGLPFDHKKGIVPNVRGRVVSGDISQTEPGLYVCGWLKRGPVGIIATNLYCAEETVGSISQDIEEEEEGVVGKSEKAGRKGLVQLLENKMVKKVDFSGWEKIDAKEKQMGIERNKPREKLVTWEDLLAASSADS, encoded by the exons ATGAGTAGTATGTTTCTAGCACGTCGTTTGGTAACTAGATGCTTCTCCTCCCGTCCTCCTCTCCACGTCTGCATTGTTGGCAGTGGACCTGCTGGTTTCTATACTGCCGATAAG TTATTAAAGGCACACGAAGGAGCACGTATTGATATAATTGATCGATTGCCCACACCTTTCGGTCTTGTTCGGTCTGGTGTTGCCCCTGATCATCCTGAAACTAAG ATTGCCATTAATCAGTTTTCTCGCGTCGCACAACACAACCGTTGCGCTTTTTATGGGAATGTAAAGCTTGGTTCCGACCTATCACTTTCTGAGCTGCGGGATTTGTATCACGTG GTTGTACTTGCATATGGTGCTGAAAGTGACAAAAATCTTGGCATTCCAGGTGAG AGTTTGGGTGGTATATACTCTGCAAGAGAATTCGTTTGGTGGTATAATGGGCATCCCGACTACAGCAGTTTGAAACCGGACTTGAAAAGCTCTGACACAGCTGTCATTCTTGGCCAG GGTAATGTAGCTCTGGATGTTGCTCGGATTCTCTTAAGACCGACAACAGAGTTGGCGTCAACTGATATAGCTACACATGCTCTATCTGCGCTAGAAGAAAGTTCTATAAG GAAGGTGTATCTTGTTGGAAGACGGGGGCCAGTTCAAGCAGCATTGACTGCTAAAGAGCTTCGAGAAATTCTAG GGATTAAGAACTTGCACATTCGAATAAAGGAAACTGACTTGACTGTAACTCCTGCTGATGAG gAAGAAATGAAAAACAGTAGAGCCAGGAAGAGGATCTATGAACTGCTGTCAAAGGCAGCAGCAGGAACATCCAAAGGAGACTGTGATCAACGAGAACTTCACTTTGTTTTCTTCCGCCAACCTGAGCGATTCTTAGAGTCAGATGAAAGCAAGGGTCGTGTTTCTGGTGTAAACTTGGAGAAAACCATCCTTGAAA GTGGTGGAAGCGGAAAGCAAATTGCAGTTGGTAcaggggagtttgaagatattAACTGCAg TATGGTGCTGAAAGCCATTGGTTACAAGTCGGTTCCAATCGACGGTTTACCCTTCGATCACAAGAAAG GCATTGTCCCGAATGTAAGAGGTCGAGTGGTTAGTGGAGACATTTCACAGACAGAGCCAGGCTTATACGTATGTGGATGGCTCAAAAGAGGACCAGTAGGCATAATTGCCACAAACCTTTACTGCGCCGAAGAAACA GTTGGTAGCATAAGCCAagacattgaagaagaagaagaaggtgttGTTGGTAAGAGCGAGAAAGCAGGAAGGAAAGGACTGGTGCAGTTGCTTGAGAACAAAATGGTGAAAAAGGTAGACTTTAGTGGGTGGGAGAAGATTGATgccaaagaaaaacaaatgggTATTGAGAGAAATAAACCCAGAGAAAAATTAGTTACATGGGAGGATCTTTTAGCAGCATCATCAGCAGACAGCTAG
- the LOC108828206 gene encoding NADPH:adrenodoxin oxidoreductase, mitochondrial isoform X2 yields MVLKVTKILAFQSLGGIYSAREFVWWYNGHPDYSSLKPDLKSSDTAVILGQGNVALDVARILLRPTTELASTDIATHALSALEESSIRKVYLVGRRGPVQAALTAKELREILGIKNLHIRIKETDLTVTPADEEEMKNSRARKRIYELLSKAAAGTSKGDCDQRELHFVFFRQPERFLESDESKGRVSGVNLEKTILESGGSGKQIAVGTGEFEDINCSMVLKAIGYKSVPIDGLPFDHKKGIVPNVRGRVVSGDISQTEPGLYVCGWLKRGPVGIIATNLYCAEETVGSISQDIEEEEEGVVGKSEKAGRKGLVQLLENKMVKKVDFSGWEKIDAKEKQMGIERNKPREKLVTWEDLLAASSADS; encoded by the exons ATGGTGCTGAAAGTGACAAAAATCTTGGCATTCCAG AGTTTGGGTGGTATATACTCTGCAAGAGAATTCGTTTGGTGGTATAATGGGCATCCCGACTACAGCAGTTTGAAACCGGACTTGAAAAGCTCTGACACAGCTGTCATTCTTGGCCAG GGTAATGTAGCTCTGGATGTTGCTCGGATTCTCTTAAGACCGACAACAGAGTTGGCGTCAACTGATATAGCTACACATGCTCTATCTGCGCTAGAAGAAAGTTCTATAAG GAAGGTGTATCTTGTTGGAAGACGGGGGCCAGTTCAAGCAGCATTGACTGCTAAAGAGCTTCGAGAAATTCTAG GGATTAAGAACTTGCACATTCGAATAAAGGAAACTGACTTGACTGTAACTCCTGCTGATGAG gAAGAAATGAAAAACAGTAGAGCCAGGAAGAGGATCTATGAACTGCTGTCAAAGGCAGCAGCAGGAACATCCAAAGGAGACTGTGATCAACGAGAACTTCACTTTGTTTTCTTCCGCCAACCTGAGCGATTCTTAGAGTCAGATGAAAGCAAGGGTCGTGTTTCTGGTGTAAACTTGGAGAAAACCATCCTTGAAA GTGGTGGAAGCGGAAAGCAAATTGCAGTTGGTAcaggggagtttgaagatattAACTGCAg TATGGTGCTGAAAGCCATTGGTTACAAGTCGGTTCCAATCGACGGTTTACCCTTCGATCACAAGAAAG GCATTGTCCCGAATGTAAGAGGTCGAGTGGTTAGTGGAGACATTTCACAGACAGAGCCAGGCTTATACGTATGTGGATGGCTCAAAAGAGGACCAGTAGGCATAATTGCCACAAACCTTTACTGCGCCGAAGAAACA GTTGGTAGCATAAGCCAagacattgaagaagaagaagaaggtgttGTTGGTAAGAGCGAGAAAGCAGGAAGGAAAGGACTGGTGCAGTTGCTTGAGAACAAAATGGTGAAAAAGGTAGACTTTAGTGGGTGGGAGAAGATTGATgccaaagaaaaacaaatgggTATTGAGAGAAATAAACCCAGAGAAAAATTAGTTACATGGGAGGATCTTTTAGCAGCATCATCAGCAGACAGCTAG
- the LOC108828208 gene encoding GDSL esterase/lipase At4g10955 has product MLMANCASVEEEMTESESGVATTPTTPKTVVVKEDDADHHHPYAFHVSGPRNVASPNWRDLINSSWKDPNYKRTVMACFIQAAYLLELDRQENRDDQNALAPKWWIPFKYKLTQTLIDERDGSIFGALLEWDRSAAMADLVVIRPSGAPKAVLALRGTILKSLTMRRDIQDDLRFLAWESLKGSVRFNVALQALESVAKRYGSGNVCVVGHSLGAGFALQVGKALAKDGLFVDAHLFNPPSISLAMSLRNIGEKAGVAWKRLMSMLPPRNEHGNEEAEAAPGSVSGGFRNWVPSFYGQNQKSSVDLRKWVPHLYVNDSDYICCYYTDQDGVDNDKENKSPVVNTIPQAAAKLFVMSKGKQKFLEAHGLEQWWSENLELQSAIHSSRLITQQLKSLYSVK; this is encoded by the exons atgTTGATGGCGAATTGTGCGTcggtggaagaagagatgaCGGAATCTGAATCAGGTGTGGCTACCACGCCGACTACTCCGAAGACGGTGGTAGTGAAGGAAGATGACgctgatcatcatcatccttaCGCGTTTCACGTTTCTGGACCGAGGAACGTTGCTTCTCCTAACTGGAGAGATCTTATCAATTCCAGTTG GAAGGATCCGAACTATAAGAGGACGGTCATGGCATGTTTTATCCAAGCAGCCTACTTACTCGAACTCGACAGACAAGAGAACCGAGACGACCAAAACGCTCTCGCACCCAAATGGTGGATTCCTTTCAAGTACAAGCTAACGCAAACGCTGATCGACGAGAGAGACGGATCAATATTCGGAGCTCTTCTCGAATGGGACAGATCTGCTGCAATGGCCGATTTAGTCGTCATCAGACCGAGCGGTGCACCAAAAGCGGTGCTTGCGCTGAGAGGAACGATTCTCAAGAGCCTTACCATGAGACGTGACATCCAAGACGATCTCCGTTTTTTAGCTTGGGAGAGTCTCAAAGGCTCCGTGAGGTTCAACGTTGCTCTCCAAGCGCTGGAATCGGTAGCCAAGAGATACGGTAGCGGTAACGTCTGCGTTGTTGGTCATTCTTTAGGAGCTGGTTTTGCTTTGCAAGTTGGTAAGGCGTTGGCTAAAGATGGGCTGTTTGTTGATGCCCATTTGTTTAATCCGCCTTCTATATCTTTAGCTATGAGCTTGAGGAACATTGGTGAGAAAGCTGGTGTTGCTTGGAAACGACTCATGTCGATGCTTCCTCCCAGAAACGAGCATGGTAATGAAGAAGCCGAGGCTGCTCCGGGGAGTGTTTCTGGAGGGTTTAGGAACTGGGTACCGAGTTTCTACGGACAGAATCAGAAATCTTCTGTGGATTTGAGAAAATGGGTGCCTCATTTGTATGTGAACGACAGTGACTATATCTGCTGTTACTACACAGACCAGGATGGAGTGGACAACGACAAGGAGAACAAGAGTCCTGTTGTGAACACTATTCCTCAAGCGGCAGCAAAGCTTTTTGTGATGTCAAAAGGGAAGCAGAAGTTCCTAGAGGCGCATGGGTTAGAGCAATGGTGGTCGGAGAATCTAGAGCTTCAGTCAGCTATTCACAGCAGCAGGTTGATCACTCAGCAACTCAAGTCATTATACAGTGTCAAGTAA
- the LOC108837636 gene encoding probable serine/threonine-protein kinase At1g54610 produces the protein MGCVFCKKSARGKHNPDDETKTNHHLPSTAVSVPEVIETGESKNDLGSTQIQTARTWHTGDFSAGSSRRPLGMSLRAPEGWPPWLISACGESIKDLTPRRATTYEKLEKIGQGTYSNVYKAKDLLTGKIVALKKVRFDNLEAESVKFMAREILVLRRLNHPNVIKLQGLVASRVSCSLYLVFEYMEHDLTGLAAAQRVKFDLSQVKCFMKQLLSGLEHCHSRGVLHRDIKGSNLLIDNDGILKIADFGLATFYDPKQKQTMTSRVVTLWYRPPELLLGATNYGTGVDLWSAGCIMAELLAGKPVMPGRTEVEQLHKIFKLCGSPSESYWKKYKLPNATLFKPQHPYKRCVAEAFNAFDPSTVQLVETLLAIDPGDRGTSTSALSSEFFTSEPLACDPSSLPKYPPSKELNLKLRDEEARRQKGLAGKSSGVEGARRIRYRGDRTGRAFPAPEANAEIQANLDRWRVVPQTHGKSKSEKFPPPHQDGAVGHPVEEDQSKKSSAFGAKPEASFGSSRSLKAGEGASMRKISNKEGTRGSSSRKYIWGLKPPPALGLSMDLLFRSRSEVFGNRR, from the exons ATGGGCTGCGTTTTCTGCAAGAAGTCCGCTCGAGGAAAACATAATCCCGACGATGAAACCAAGACGAATCATCATTTGCCTTCCACCGCCGTATCTGTACCGGAGGTCATCGAAACCGGAGAGAGCAAGAATGATTTAGGCTCGACTCAGATTCAGACGGCGAGAACGTGGCACACCGGCGACTTCTCCGCCGGCTCCTCTCGCCGCCCGTTGGGGATGAGTCTCCGTGCGCCGGAAGGATGGCCACCGTGGCTGATTTCTGCTTGCGGCGAGTCCATCAAAGACTTGACTCCACGGCGAGCCACCACATACGAGAAGCTCGAGAAG ATTGGGCAAGGAACTTACAGCAATGTGTACAAGGCGAAGGATCTATTGACTGGAAAAATTGTAGCTTTGAAGAAAGTTAGGTTTGATAATTTGGAAGCAGAGAGTGTTAAGTTCATGGCTAGAGAGATTCTTGTGCTGCGACGCCTCAATCATCCTAATGTTATCAAGCTTCAAGGGTTAGTTGCTTCCAGGGTTTCCTGTAGTCTCTACCTTGTTTTCGAGTATATGGAGCATGATCTCACCGGCCTTGCTGCTGCTCAACGTGTCAAGTTTGATCTTTCTCAG gTGAAATGTTTTATGAAGCAGCTACTATCTGGGCTAGAGCATTGCCATAGCCGAGGAGTCTTACATCGGGATATCAAAGGTTCTAATTTGCTGATAGATAATGATGGAATACTGAAGATTGCTGACTTCGGGTTGGCTACCTTTTATGATCCAAAGCAAAAGCAAACGATGACTAGTCGTGTTGTCACGCTCTGGTACCGCCCTCCTGAGCTCCTTCTTGGAGCTACCAACTATGGAACTGGCGTTGATCTCTGGAGTGCCGGTTGTATCATGGCAGAGTTACTTGCGGGCAAGCCCGTCATGCCAGGAAGAACCGAG GTGGAACAACTTCATAAGATATTTAAATTATGTGGCTCCCCTTCAGAATCGTACTGGAAGAAGTACAAATTGCCAAACGCAACCCTTTTTAAGCCCCAACATCCGTACAAACGTTGTGTGGCTGAAGCATTCAACGCCTTCGATCCGTCCACTGTGCAACTAGTCGAGACACTTCTTGCCATAGATCCTGGTGATCGAGGAACGTCTACCTCAGCCTTGAGTAGTGAA TTCTTTACGAGTGAACCTTTAGCTTGTGATCCATCAAGTCTACCAAAATATCCACCTTCCAAAGAACTGAATTTAAAGCTAAGGGACGAAGAGGCAAGAAG GCAAAAGGGTCTTGCTGGAAAATCTAGTGGTGTTGAAGGAGCCAGAAGAATAAGGTATCGTGGGGATCGCACTGGGAGAGCTTTTCCAGCTCCAGAAGCTAATGCCGAGATTCAAGCAAACTTAGAT AGATGGAGAGTGGTACCACAAACACATGGAAAGAGCAAGAGCGAGAAGTTCCCGCCTCCTCACCAGGACGGTGCTGTTGGGCACCCAGTGGAAGAAGATCAGTCAAAGAAAAGCTCAGCATTTGGTGCAAAGCCTGAGGCTTCTTTCGGGTCATCAAGATCATTGAAGGCCGGGGAAGGGGCATCAATGAGAAAGATTTCAAACAAAGAAGGAACTCGGGGGTCTTCTTCTAGAAAGTACATATGGGGGCTTAAACCTCCTCCAGCGCTTGGGCTATCTATGGACTTACTTTTCAGGAGCAGATCAGAAGTTTTTGGGAACCGGAGATAG